The Oncorhynchus tshawytscha isolate Ot180627B linkage group LG32, Otsh_v2.0, whole genome shotgun sequence genome includes a region encoding these proteins:
- the as3mt gene encoding arsenite methyltransferase: MAECKKEHGECGNGCFVDSVIHVDVKDYYGKTLKKTSDLKSNACLAPAQPIPAFVLKALKKIHPEVTSKYYGCGLVVPECLEGCKLLDLGSGSGRDCYMLSQLVGEKGHVTGIDMTEDQLEVARKYVDHHTREFGYEKPNVDFVQGYIDALKEAGLEENSFDIIISNCVVNLSPDKRKVLSDAYRVLKDGGELYFSDVYSNRKLSDEIKNHKVLWGECLGGALWWGDLVRLAQEVGFSPPRLVTANVITVDNMELEAILGDYQFVSATYRLFKVPKISNKASLVIYNGNIAGFGESLEFDAQYTFKVDEVVEVDGEVASILSHSRFAEEFTFQPPGVPAGCGVKKPKVGTVNPFELVLQLGSATVSSATGGCCGAESSCCK, from the exons ATGGCTGAATGCAAGAAAGAACACGG GGAATGTGGGAACGGCTGTTTCGTGGATTCAGTGATTCATGTGGATGTCAAG GACTACTATGGGAAGACCCTGAAGAAAACGTCTGACCTGAAGAGTAATGCCTGCTTAGCCCCGgctcagcccatcccagccttcgTCCTCAAGGCTCTGAAGAAGATCCACCCTGAAGTCACATCCAA GTACTATGGGTGTGGTCTGGTGGTCCCAGAGTGTCTGGAGGGCTGCAAGCTGCTGGACCTGGGCAGTGGCAGTGGGAGAGACTGCTACATGCTCAGCCAACTGGTCGGGGAGAAGGGCCACGTCACAGGCATCGACATGACTGAGGACCAG CTTGAGGTTGCCAGAAAGTACGTGGACCACCACACACGGGAGTTTGGATACGAGAAGCCCAACGTGGACTTTGTTCAGGGCTACATCGACGCTCTAAAGGAGGCTGGACTCGAGGAGAACTCCTTCGATATCATCAT ATCCAACTGTGTGGTGAATTTGTCCCCAGACAAGAGAAAAGTATTGAGTGATGCTTACCGCGTGCTGAAG GATGGAGGAGAGCTGTACTTCAGTGATGTCTATAGTAACCGTAAGCTCTCCGATGAGATCAAGAATCACAAAGTCCTGTGGG GGGAGTGTTTAGGCGGAGCGCTTTGGTGGGGGGACCTAGTGCGATTGGCTCAGGAGGTGGGATTCAGCCCCCCGCGATTGGTCACGGCCAATGTCATCACCGTGGACAACATGGAACTGGAGGCCATCCTAG GCGACTACCAGTTTGTCTCTGCCACCTACCGTCTCTTCAAGGTCCCCAAAATCTCTAACAAAGCCTCTCTGGTCATATACAATGGCAACATCGCTGGTTTTGGGGAGAGTCTGGAGTTTGACGCTCAGTACACATTCAAG GTGGATGAGgtagtggaggtggatggagaggtgGCCAGCATCCTCAGCCACTCCAGGTTTGCTGAGGAGTTCACTTTCCAACCGCCCGGGGTACCTGCTGGATGTGGTGTAAAGAAACCCAAG